GGGCCTGCAGCAGGTGGACAAGCTCGTGGGCGATCGTCTGGTAGTTGAGTCCCCTCGGATTGAGCCAGATCGCCGGCTCCTCCAGGCTCGCGTAGCCATGCACTCCTCGGGCGAGGCCGATGCGGAGCCAGGTCCCCTCCAGTTCGGGAAAGTAGCTCAGGGCGATGCGGACCATCCGCAGGATCTTCGCGCGCGAGGGGTGATCGCGCAGCGCCCGCGTCAGGATGTGCCCTTCCGCCCCGGGAACGGGCGGCTCCGCGAGGGCAGAGAAACTGAGCTGCAGGACTCCCTGCTCGCCGGAGTTGGATGGCGGCGCCATGCCGCCAGTGTAGCGAACCGCTCCCGACCAAGCACACGTGCGCATCGATCCTCCCCGACCGTCGGCTCCCCCCGTATCCCAGGCCGACGGCAGCGCAAGAAGCAAGCCCCGGGCCTATGCGCGCGGCACGCATGCTCCACCTGCCATGAATCGCCGGGCTGGTTCGAGCGGTGCGCCGCAGCGAGCTGCGCTATGCGCCGAGTGGAGGCGCACCCGAGGACCCAAGCCCGGCGGGCATCCTGGGAGCCCTGCGGGGATTGCGAAGCCCCGCGCCGCGAACGCGAACCTAGCGGGGCGTAGGGAACCGTCGGGGTCCCAGGAGATTCCTCGGGGACTCGAGGCACCTCGCCGCAGGATGCGTCTCACCGCTTGGCATGCCCCAGCCCCTGCCCTATCGTCTCGCCGGGGCGCGGCAGGGAGAAACGGAGGACGCGCATGGCCGAGGAACCGAGAAAGACGCCCGAGCAGATCGAGCGGGAATGGTACGAGAACGTCTACAAGGGCGCGGGCGACAGCATGAAGCAGCTCACCGTCCGCGCGGTCGTGATGGGGAGCTTCCTCGGCTCCATCATGTCCCTGACGAATCTCTACATCGGCCTGAAGACCGGTTGGGGCCTCGGGGTGGCGATCACATCCTGCATCCTCTCCTACGCCATCTGGAAGGGGCTGCGCGCCGCGTTCCCGTTCTGGCTGAAGACCGACTTCACCATCCTCGAGAACAACTGCATGCAATCGACCGCCTCGGCCGCCGGCTACTCGGTCGGCGGGACGATCGTCTCCGCGATCGCGGCGATGCTGATGATCACGGGAACCCACATGAGCTACTGGGTTCTGCTCGGCTGGAACATCTTCCTCGGGATCATCGGCGTCGTCATGGCCGTGCCGATGAAGCGGCAGATGATCAACATCGAGCAGCTGAAGTTCCCGAGCGGGATCGCCGCCGCGGAGACGCTGCGCAGCCTGCATTCCTCCGGCGCCGGGGCCGTCCGCAAGGCGCGCGCCCTCGGCCTGGCCGGCCTCTCTGGCGCGCTCGTCGCCTGGTTCCGTGACGCGACCTTCCGCTTCATGCCCTTCAACATGCCGGCGAGCCTCCCCTTCGGAAACCTCTCGATCTCGGGCATTCCCCTGCAACGCTTGACTCTCTCTTGGGACATGGGGCTCATCATGATCGCGGCCGGCGCCATCATCGGATTCCGCACCGCATGGAGCATGCTCCTCGGCGCCCTCGTCAACTACGCGATCCTGGTCCCCGCGATGGTCCAGCGGGGCGTCATCTACGCGAGCAACCCCGAGGCCGGCGTCGTCTTCCGCGACATGACTCGGTGGAGCCTCTGGATCGGCGTGTCGATGATGGTCGTCTCGAGCTTCGTCGCCCTCTCCTTCCACGCCAGGACGATCGGGCGGGCCTTCATGGGCCTGGTCACGATCTTCACGGGCGGACCGAAGGCGAAGCGCGACGATCCGCTGGCGAAGATCGAGGTCCCCTCGAGCTGGTTCATCACGATCTTCCTGATCGGGATGGCCGGAGTGGTCATCATGCAGGCGGTCTTCTGGGACATCCCCGTCTACATGGGAATCCTGTCCGTCCTGCTCACATTCGTCCTCTCGGTGGTGGCGTGTCGCGCGACCGGCGAGACCGACATCACGCCCGTCGGCGCGCTCGGCAAGGTCACGCAGCTCACCTACGGAGTGATCGCCCCGAGCAACATGACGACCAACATCATGACCGCGTCCGTGACGGCGAACGCGTCGGGTTGCGCCGCCGATCTGCTGGTCGACCTGAAGAGCGGCTACATCCTCGGCGCGAACGCGCGCAAGCAGTTCATC
This sequence is a window from Candidatus Eisenbacteria bacterium. Protein-coding genes within it:
- a CDS encoding OPT family oligopeptide transporter; this encodes MAEEPRKTPEQIEREWYENVYKGAGDSMKQLTVRAVVMGSFLGSIMSLTNLYIGLKTGWGLGVAITSCILSYAIWKGLRAAFPFWLKTDFTILENNCMQSTASAAGYSVGGTIVSAIAAMLMITGTHMSYWVLLGWNIFLGIIGVVMAVPMKRQMINIEQLKFPSGIAAAETLRSLHSSGAGAVRKARALGLAGLSGALVAWFRDATFRFMPFNMPASLPFGNLSISGIPLQRLTLSWDMGLIMIAAGAIIGFRTAWSMLLGALVNYAILVPAMVQRGVIYASNPEAGVVFRDMTRWSLWIGVSMMVVSSFVALSFHARTIGRAFMGLVTIFTGGPKAKRDDPLAKIEVPSSWFITIFLIGMAGVVIMQAVFWDIPVYMGILSVLLTFVLSVVACRATGETDITPVGALGKVTQLTYGVIAPSNMTTNIMTASVTANASGCAADLLVDLKSGYILGANARKQFIAQFIGLFPGAFVIGAAWILLVPNAEALGTDKFPAPAAQVWRGVAELLSKGISSLHPTARVGALIGGILGLAIPLAERGFPRYRKYIPSAMGLGLAFVIQGFNAISMFVGALIVLMLGHWYRRVSEDYTIPVASGIIAGESIMAVITSVLGALGVPQK